The following nucleotide sequence is from Acetivibrio cellulolyticus CD2.
TTTTCTCTCTTGGCATCTACAAATGAACTATTTAAAACGTTCAGGTACCCGGATAAAATCAAACCAGCAATCAAAGAAACAGCTATTATTCCCAACAAAATGAAAATAATATTTATAGGATTGATACCTGTAATATTTGTTAAAACCATTTGAATCAAATGCATAATGCTGTCAAACATATTTCCTGTTTTTAAAACGGTTAACACATTAGCAACAGGCATGATAAAATTATACTCTATATAACAATATATAAATGTTATTATTCCGAAAATAAGCAGCAATTCCGGTCTTTTCTTAATTGGCTTATAAAAATAGCCTATACCTTTCATATTTTAACCCTCTTTCATAACACTAGTACTTTTTATTTTTAAGAATACCTGAAGCATTACTTTGGATTTTTTATGCCAAAGTTATATTTTCGGCATTCCTTAAGTATATTAATTAATTTCCTTCATGCTTAGTGATATTCTTTTTCTTTGCACCTCAACATCTAAAATTCTCACTTTTACAATATCACCAACAGCTACTACTTCCATAGGGCTTTTTACATACCTGTCGCAAAGTTCTGATATATGAACCAGGCCATCCTGATGCACACCAATATCAACAAATGCACCAAAGTCTGCAACATTCCTGACCGTGCCGGTGAGAACCATACCAGGCCTTAAGTCTTCAATATCAAGGACATCTGTTAGCAACACAGGTTTGGGGAGTTCATCTCTCGGATCCCTCCCAGGCTTTAAAAGTTCATTCAAGATATCTCTTAACGTAGGTATTCCAACACCTATTTCTGAAGCTATTTCGCCTATTCCCTTCTTATCAACTTCCTGCTTCAGTTTTTCAAGCTTCCTTTGCTTTACATCATCCATGCTATAGCCCATACTCTCCAGCAATTTACTTGCCGCAGAGTAAGATTCCGGATGCACAGACGTGCTGTCTAAAACATTTGCTCCGTCAGGAATTCTCAAAAACCCTGCACATTGTTCAAATGCTTTATCTCCAAGCTTTTTAACCTTCTTAAGCTCTTCTCTTTTTTTAAACTTTCCGTTTGATTCCCTGTACTCTACAATATTGCGGGCAATAGATGAATTTATGCCTGAAATATATGATAACAGCGATGGAGATGCAGTATTGAGATCAACTCCTACACTGTTTACACAATCTTCAACTACGCCACCTAAGGATTCACCCAACCTTTTTTGATTCATATCATGCTGATATTGCCCTACCCCAATAGCCTTCGGGTCAATCTTCACCAGTTCGGCAAGAGGGTCCTGAAGCCTTCTTGCTATAGATACCGCACTTCTTAATGCAACATCAAAATCCGGGAACTCCTCGGAACCTAATTTAGAAGCTGAGTAAACCGATGCTCCTGCTTCACTCACTACCATATAATAAAGTTTTCTGCCAAGCTCCTTAATTAAATCCGCAACAAATATTTCCGATTCCTTTGATGCCGTCCCGTTTCCTATGGAAACTATATCAACATTGTGCTTTTCAATAAGATGCTTCATTACCTTCTTAGCTTCTTCAACCTTACTCTGTGGAGGTGTAGGGTAGATAACAGTTGTTTCCAAAACCTTTCCAGTTTCATCAACCACCCCAATCTTACAACCTGTTCTGTATGCAGGGTCAAGTCCTAAAACTACCTTGTCCTTAACCGGTGGTTGAAGCAAAAGGTTTTTCAGATTAGCAGCAAACACCTTCATTGCCTGTTCCTGAGCGTTATCTGTCAGTTCATTCCTCACTTCCCTCTCTACAGACGGAAATATAAGACGTTCATAAGAATCCTCTATGGCCCTCTCAACGTACTCAGAAGTTATAGAACGGATCTTTTTTATGCAATTAGCCTTTAAATAGCTTGTAACCCTTTCACTCGGAACATCAATTTTAACCTGTAAAAACTCTTCCTTTTCACCTCTATTGATTGCAAGAATCCTATGATTGGCGATTTTTGCAACAGGCTCTGAAAAGTCATAATACATGCGATATACCGAGTCTTCCTCTTTCTTTGACTTTGATACAATTGTACCAAGCTTAAAGAACATTTCCCTTATTGCCTTTCTAAACTCAGCATTATCAGAAACATCTTCTGCAATTATATCCATTGCACCATTTAGCGCATCTTCAACCGTATTTACTGCTTTCTCGGCGTCTATAAACGGTGCCGCAATTTCTTCGATACTTCCACTCTTGAGTTCCTGAGAAAACAAAATTTGTGCCAAAGGCTCAAGGCCTTTTTCCTTCGCTATTGTCGCACGGGTTCTTCTCTTCGGTCTAAAGGGTCTGTAAATATCTTCAATCTCTTGCAACGCCACAGCTTTATTAAGCTTTGCAGCTATTTCATCAGTAAGCTTCCCCTGTTCGGCAATAAGCCTTAATACCTCTTCTCTTCTGGCCTCACGGTTTCTCAAATATATCAATCTGTCATACAATTCCCTCAATACCTGGTCATTTAATTCGCCGGTCATCTCTTTCCTGTACCTTGCAATAAAGGGAATTGTATTGCCATCGTCAATTAGCTTTACTGTATTTTGCACCTGAAACGGTTTTAAGTTAAACTCACTTGTAAGTTTGGCATTAATATCTAGCATCTAAATCCTCCAAATGTTTAACATAATAATATTCTCCAAACAATTAATTATATAGTTAAAACATTATTATAATCAAGCCCTGATTATAATAATGTTTTTAGGGTAAATATAATAAAATAATAGATAAGTAGTTTTTCGTTACTTGTTTTTGGGAGTGATGTATATGGAATTAACAAAGAAAGAAAAAATTTTATTATTGGATACAGATAAATTATTAATAAATGAGCTTGCCGGAAGATTTGGCAATGTTGGTTTTGATGTATTGGCAGCTACTGATGTTGATACAGCATTAAAACTCATTGAGGTAGCAAATCCATCAGTGATACTCCTCGACCTCTCCATGAAGACGCCTGATGGTAAAGAATTTTTGACATTACTCAAGTCAAAAAGTACTTTAACAGACGTACCAATAATCATATTATCCCAGGATGCCGACATACACTCTCAGGTCTATGGTTTTCTTCAAGGTGCAAGTGATTATATCGTTAAGCCCTTTCAATTTGCGGAAGTACTTATGCGAGTAAACAACCAGATTAGAACCCGCAATATACAAAAAGAGCTTAAAGAAAAAAACAGGGAATTGATGAAAAGAAATATAATATTAGAGCAGCTGGCAATTACCGATTCATTGACTGAGCTATATAACAAGGGGTATATACTCAAGAGATTAGAGAGCGAGCTTACGCGCTCTGCAAGATATAAAGAGTCAATATCCCTTATCATTATTGATATTGATTATTTTAAGAAAATAAACGACTCCTTCGGTCACATTGCCGGTGATAATATATTAAAGAGGTTATCTAAAAAGCTTGCTGAATCTGTC
It contains:
- a CDS encoding Tex family protein, which translates into the protein MLDINAKLTSEFNLKPFQVQNTVKLIDDGNTIPFIARYRKEMTGELNDQVLRELYDRLIYLRNREARREEVLRLIAEQGKLTDEIAAKLNKAVALQEIEDIYRPFRPKRRTRATIAKEKGLEPLAQILFSQELKSGSIEEIAAPFIDAEKAVNTVEDALNGAMDIIAEDVSDNAEFRKAIREMFFKLGTIVSKSKKEEDSVYRMYYDFSEPVAKIANHRILAINRGEKEEFLQVKIDVPSERVTSYLKANCIKKIRSITSEYVERAIEDSYERLIFPSVEREVRNELTDNAQEQAMKVFAANLKNLLLQPPVKDKVVLGLDPAYRTGCKIGVVDETGKVLETTVIYPTPPQSKVEEAKKVMKHLIEKHNVDIVSIGNGTASKESEIFVADLIKELGRKLYYMVVSEAGASVYSASKLGSEEFPDFDVALRSAVSIARRLQDPLAELVKIDPKAIGVGQYQHDMNQKRLGESLGGVVEDCVNSVGVDLNTASPSLLSYISGINSSIARNIVEYRESNGKFKKREELKKVKKLGDKAFEQCAGFLRIPDGANVLDSTSVHPESYSAASKLLESMGYSMDDVKQRKLEKLKQEVDKKGIGEIASEIGVGIPTLRDILNELLKPGRDPRDELPKPVLLTDVLDIEDLRPGMVLTGTVRNVADFGAFVDIGVHQDGLVHISELCDRYVKSPMEVVAVGDIVKVRILDVEVQRKRISLSMKEIN
- a CDS encoding diguanylate cyclase, which gives rise to MELTKKEKILLLDTDKLLINELAGRFGNVGFDVLAATDVDTALKLIEVANPSVILLDLSMKTPDGKEFLTLLKSKSTLTDVPIIILSQDADIHSQVYGFLQGASDYIVKPFQFAEVLMRVNNQIRTRNIQKELKEKNRELMKRNIILEQLAITDSLTELYNKGYILKRLESELTRSARYKESISLIIIDIDYFKKINDSFGHIAGDNILKRLSKKLAESVRDVDIVARYGGEEFLVICPNTSISGAAILAERIRENVQNEIFQAGSTNIKLTLSLGLSNLSPSTLAAGNFSSGKLLEEADLALYKAKSAGRNKVAAFINELGAVCIDDRQKYKLIYTDTSDTKNDKFTH